The following proteins come from a genomic window of Microbacterium sp. SY138:
- a CDS encoding PHP domain-containing protein, which yields MSHALLRGDHHVHSTFSDDAVSTLAQNVEAAAAAGLTTLRLVDHVRQGTTWVPEYLAAVRALRVPDGLAVLTGVEAKILDAAGTLDIPTLPDGIDRILIADHQFPGAAGPLGPSAVRERIAAGWATDDVLDQLVEALVATMRRYPGNQLAHCFSILPKIGLSEDDLGPERTEAWARAAAETDTLVEVNEKWGCPGVPALTALRRVGGEIVASTDSHDASEVGRYSRVIALLDAMEVS from the coding sequence GTGAGCCACGCTCTGCTTCGCGGCGATCACCACGTCCACTCGACGTTCTCGGACGATGCCGTATCGACGCTCGCCCAGAACGTCGAGGCGGCAGCGGCCGCGGGACTCACCACTCTGCGTCTGGTCGATCACGTGCGACAGGGCACCACCTGGGTGCCGGAGTACCTCGCTGCGGTGCGGGCCCTCCGGGTGCCGGATGGTCTCGCGGTGCTCACGGGAGTGGAGGCGAAGATCCTCGACGCCGCGGGAACGCTGGACATCCCGACGCTCCCGGACGGGATCGACCGCATCCTCATCGCCGATCATCAGTTCCCCGGTGCGGCCGGTCCTCTCGGGCCCTCGGCGGTCCGGGAGCGGATCGCCGCCGGCTGGGCGACCGACGATGTGCTCGATCAGCTCGTCGAGGCGCTCGTCGCCACGATGCGCCGGTACCCGGGGAACCAGCTCGCGCACTGCTTCTCGATCCTGCCGAAGATCGGCCTGTCTGAAGACGATCTCGGCCCGGAGCGGACGGAAGCCTGGGCCCGGGCCGCCGCCGAGACCGACACCCTCGTCGAGGTCAACGAGAAGTGGGGGTGCCCCGGCGTCCCGGCACTGACCGCCCTGCGGCGCGTCGGCGGCGAGATCGTCGCCTCCACCGACAGTCATGACGCCTCGGAGGTCGGCCGATACTCCCGGGTGATCGCGTTGCTCGACGCGATGGAGGTGTCGTGA
- a CDS encoding glycosyltransferase, with protein sequence MTDLSVLEAVLVIVLLLCVLVGTLPVINTGLQFLVLPLHAFRNHYGKAAPYHPHVAVIIPAWNEGAVIGPAIERLLQLEYPAERLRVFVVDDASTDDTPAIVGAKAQAHPGRVVHLRREKGGEGKAHTLNHGLDVVLADSWTEAVLIMDADVIFARDSLRKLTRHLADEKVGAVTAYIAEGSRDRNYLTRFIAIEYVIGQLSARRVQNVGGAIACLAGGAQLHSRANLEAIGGRIPTGTLAEDTMTTFEGQLKGRRMVFEPHAVVLAEEPRTIDSLWKQRLRWARGNVQLTSIYRKLWFRPSREHNLGSFSFGLAWFTILLLPAFMLLAAAGMLALLVLHSDIAEFVFRFMWISAACIYLFSMLYSVQLDPRTGRHSWREAIMFPGLGALILMAIALFPWAFESLLTAVGLGLTDQSRFVWAVIFYLWGPISMLGIWLARAVEPLPGGRFFAGLLLYICGYGSLLCAITVDSYIKEWRRADASWIKTEKIGRVDS encoded by the coding sequence ATGACGGATCTCTCGGTGCTGGAGGCCGTGCTGGTCATCGTCCTCCTGCTCTGCGTGCTGGTGGGAACGCTGCCCGTGATCAATACCGGGCTGCAGTTCCTCGTGCTGCCGCTGCACGCGTTCCGCAATCACTACGGCAAGGCGGCGCCGTACCACCCGCACGTCGCCGTCATCATCCCGGCCTGGAACGAAGGCGCGGTGATCGGTCCGGCCATCGAACGACTGCTGCAGCTGGAGTATCCCGCCGAACGCCTCCGGGTCTTCGTCGTCGACGATGCGTCCACGGACGACACCCCGGCGATCGTCGGCGCGAAGGCGCAGGCCCATCCGGGTCGCGTCGTGCACCTGCGGCGCGAGAAGGGTGGCGAGGGCAAGGCGCACACGCTCAACCACGGTCTCGATGTGGTCCTCGCCGACTCGTGGACCGAAGCGGTGCTCATCATGGATGCGGACGTGATCTTCGCGCGCGACTCGCTGCGCAAGCTCACCAGGCACCTCGCCGACGAGAAGGTCGGCGCGGTGACGGCGTACATCGCTGAGGGCAGCCGCGACCGCAACTACCTCACCCGGTTCATCGCGATCGAGTACGTGATCGGCCAGCTCTCCGCCCGCCGGGTGCAGAACGTGGGCGGTGCGATCGCCTGCCTCGCCGGTGGCGCGCAGCTGCATTCGCGGGCGAACCTCGAGGCCATCGGGGGACGCATCCCGACGGGCACGCTCGCCGAAGACACCATGACGACCTTCGAGGGTCAGCTCAAGGGACGTCGGATGGTCTTCGAGCCGCACGCGGTCGTGCTGGCCGAGGAGCCGCGCACGATCGACAGCCTGTGGAAGCAGCGGTTGCGCTGGGCGCGGGGCAACGTGCAGCTGACCTCGATCTACCGCAAGCTCTGGTTCCGCCCGAGCCGCGAACACAACCTGGGCAGCTTCAGTTTCGGGCTGGCCTGGTTCACGATCCTGCTGCTGCCCGCCTTCATGCTGCTCGCGGCTGCGGGGATGCTCGCACTGCTCGTCCTGCACAGCGACATCGCCGAGTTCGTCTTCCGCTTCATGTGGATCTCCGCGGCCTGCATCTACCTCTTCTCGATGCTCTACTCCGTGCAGCTCGACCCGCGGACCGGCAGACATTCCTGGCGCGAGGCGATCATGTTCCCGGGGCTCGGTGCCCTGATCCTGATGGCGATCGCCCTCTTCCCCTGGGCATTCGAATCGCTCCTGACCGCCGTCGGGCTGGGGCTGACGGATCAATCCCGCTTCGTCTGGGCCGTGATCTTCTACCTGTGGGGCCCGATCTCGATGCTCGGCATCTGGCTGGCGCGCGCGGTGGAGCCTCTTCCCGGTGGACGGTTCTTCGCCGGTCTGCTGCTGTACATCTGCGGATACGGGTCGCTGCTGTGTGCGATCACCGTGGACTCCTACATCAAAGAATGGCGTCGAGCCGACGCCTCCTGGATCAAGACCGAGAAGATCGGACGTGTCGACTCATGA
- a CDS encoding response regulator, protein MTGRPLALVVEDAPDQAALLRRYLDREGFDVFIARDAESAIAAFPEIDPVLAVLDLILPGISGQECARLVQERFPECFLVISSVLDAADYPPADAALPKPITGSDLHAIVGTVRR, encoded by the coding sequence ATGACCGGGAGGCCGCTGGCCCTCGTCGTCGAGGACGCTCCCGACCAGGCCGCCCTGCTGCGTCGATACCTCGATCGTGAGGGCTTCGACGTGTTCATCGCCCGCGACGCGGAGTCGGCGATCGCGGCGTTCCCCGAGATCGATCCCGTGCTGGCGGTGCTCGACCTCATCCTTCCCGGCATCTCGGGTCAGGAGTGCGCGCGGCTGGTCCAGGAGCGGTTCCCCGAGTGCTTCCTCGTGATCAGCTCCGTGCTCGACGCCGCCGACTATCCGCCGGCCGATGCCGCCCTGCCGAAGCCGATCACCGGCTCCGACCTGCACGCCATCGTGGGGACGGTGCGGCGATGA
- a CDS encoding ATP-binding protein — MRATPLDRAENRWYQVFDNPSPLLKQAPTVIATVIAAILTWWVPDLPITHVAPAVAGIAVVLAATAFAAVLTARGTIDGWAVLLIPIVDIAGLGLFRTGTGGATSLFSSLVLLPVVWLAAAPGIRWVFVVGGLTSIALLMPYFTDPPETSVEWLRGVVGPLVFSAVAAVINQLSRQQRMRVEQAEELVAERTRALSENVAMIVQLRDKERQYRELLDSFESLWSSITAQAVIATDRRGIVTAWNPGAVRLLGLPVDEALRDVRIDRFFSTAVLSMLAAENAQDAQVVRGNPPRDAELAAGIEALFAQADAGSTVDSDIEVVTAGGTTVPARVTVSPHKDGAGAQQGYLFVLTDETRAVEVARMKDEFVGMISHELRTPLSAIIGFLDLLQNDPGQPLTDDQQEFVGIIERNAQRLLTLVGDLLFTAQVESGRFPLEREETDVAELVRSAVTSAGPHAQREGIDLVAEVGTDAIPVFVDAGRIGQAIDNLLSNAIKFTPRGGTVTARVRTLDGGVEFSIADTGVGIPEDEQGMLFTRFFRASTATRNAVPGVGLGLTITRAIVLAHGGTMDVTSQEGVGTEFRFFLPAAPRTEVLMSLSRPD, encoded by the coding sequence ATGAGGGCGACTCCGCTCGACCGGGCGGAGAACCGCTGGTATCAGGTCTTCGACAACCCGAGCCCGCTGCTCAAGCAGGCACCGACGGTCATCGCGACCGTCATCGCGGCGATCTTGACCTGGTGGGTCCCCGACCTGCCGATCACGCACGTCGCACCGGCCGTGGCGGGAATCGCGGTGGTCCTCGCGGCGACCGCGTTCGCCGCCGTGCTCACCGCGCGCGGCACGATCGACGGATGGGCCGTCCTCCTCATCCCCATCGTCGACATCGCCGGGCTCGGCCTCTTCCGCACCGGCACCGGTGGCGCCACCTCGCTCTTCTCCTCGCTCGTGCTCCTCCCCGTGGTCTGGCTGGCCGCGGCGCCCGGAATCCGCTGGGTGTTCGTGGTCGGCGGGCTGACCTCGATCGCCCTGCTCATGCCGTACTTCACCGACCCGCCCGAGACCTCGGTCGAATGGCTGCGCGGTGTGGTCGGACCGCTCGTGTTCTCGGCGGTGGCGGCGGTCATCAACCAGCTCTCGAGACAGCAGCGCATGCGCGTGGAGCAGGCGGAGGAGCTCGTCGCCGAACGCACAAGGGCGCTGTCGGAGAACGTCGCGATGATCGTGCAGCTGCGCGACAAGGAGCGTCAGTACCGTGAGCTGCTCGACTCGTTCGAGAGCCTCTGGTCGTCCATCACGGCACAGGCGGTGATCGCCACGGATCGGCGCGGCATCGTGACGGCGTGGAACCCCGGCGCGGTGCGGCTTCTCGGGCTGCCGGTCGACGAGGCGCTCCGCGACGTGCGCATCGATCGCTTCTTCTCCACCGCCGTGCTCTCGATGCTCGCCGCGGAGAACGCGCAGGACGCGCAGGTCGTGCGGGGGAATCCTCCGCGGGATGCCGAGCTCGCCGCCGGGATCGAAGCGCTGTTCGCGCAGGCCGATGCCGGGTCGACGGTGGACAGCGACATCGAGGTGGTCACGGCAGGGGGCACCACGGTTCCGGCGCGCGTGACGGTCAGCCCGCACAAGGACGGCGCCGGCGCACAGCAGGGCTACCTCTTCGTGCTGACCGACGAGACCAGGGCCGTCGAGGTCGCCCGCATGAAGGATGAGTTCGTGGGGATGATCTCGCACGAGCTCCGCACGCCTCTCAGCGCGATCATCGGCTTCCTCGATCTGCTCCAGAACGATCCGGGGCAGCCGCTCACCGATGACCAGCAGGAGTTCGTCGGCATCATCGAGCGCAACGCGCAGCGTCTGCTCACCCTCGTGGGCGACCTGCTCTTCACGGCGCAGGTCGAGTCGGGGCGGTTCCCGCTCGAGCGCGAGGAGACCGACGTCGCCGAGTTGGTGCGATCGGCCGTGACGTCGGCCGGGCCGCATGCGCAGCGCGAGGGCATCGATCTCGTGGCCGAAGTCGGGACGGATGCGATCCCCGTCTTCGTCGACGCTGGTCGCATCGGGCAGGCCATCGACAATCTGCTCTCGAACGCCATCAAGTTCACGCCGCGAGGCGGTACGGTCACCGCTCGGGTGCGGACGCTCGACGGAGGCGTGGAGTTCTCGATCGCGGACACCGGAGTGGGCATTCCGGAGGACGAGCAGGGGATGCTCTTCACCCGCTTCTTCCGTGCATCGACCGCGACGCGCAACGCGGTGCCGGGGGTGGGGCTCGGCCTCACGATCACCCGGGCCATCGTGCTGGCGCATGGGGGGACGATGGACGTGACGAGTCAGGAGGGTGTCGGGACGGAGTTCCGTTTCTTCCTGCCGGCAGCGCCTCGCACCGAAGTGCTGATGAGCCTGAGCCGGCCCGACTGA
- a CDS encoding AbrB/MazE/SpoVT family DNA-binding domain-containing protein, with protein sequence MGTTFVAPMGDRGRLVVPAELRARQHWEQGVPLLMIETAGGVILVTREQAKALVRSQLEGKDALESLLAERRRSANSEDAAA encoded by the coding sequence ATGGGTACCACATTCGTTGCACCGATGGGCGACCGTGGGCGCCTGGTGGTCCCTGCCGAGCTCCGTGCCCGTCAGCACTGGGAGCAGGGGGTTCCCCTGCTCATGATCGAGACGGCGGGAGGCGTGATTCTCGTCACCCGGGAGCAAGCCAAGGCGCTGGTGAGGTCACAGCTGGAAGGGAAGGACGCTCTCGAGTCCCTTCTTGCAGAGCGACGCAGATCAGCGAACTCCGAGGACGCGGCTGCGTGA
- a CDS encoding type II toxin-antitoxin system VapC family toxin, which produces MVVDASALLAFLQGEPGADRVEEVLDESVIGAANWSEVAQKVRASGADWGVASGLLLSYRVRVEPVSQRDAEAAAESWERGSGLSLGDRLCLALARRLDMPVLTADRAWGESERIEQLRR; this is translated from the coding sequence ATGGTGGTCGATGCGTCAGCGCTCCTCGCATTCCTGCAGGGAGAGCCGGGCGCCGATCGGGTCGAGGAAGTCCTCGATGAGTCGGTGATCGGAGCGGCGAACTGGTCGGAGGTCGCGCAGAAGGTGCGCGCATCCGGTGCCGATTGGGGGGTCGCTTCCGGTTTGCTGCTCAGCTATCGAGTGCGTGTGGAACCCGTGTCTCAGCGCGACGCCGAAGCCGCCGCGGAGTCATGGGAGCGCGGGAGCGGACTCTCACTGGGAGATCGGTTGTGCCTCGCACTCGCGCGACGTCTCGACATGCCCGTTCTCACGGCGGACCGCGCGTGGGGCGAGTCCGAGCGCATCGAGCAGCTGCGACGCTGA
- a CDS encoding OsmC family protein has protein sequence MTLLQDQLAGVADVTTPERAQRLTDAGSAWNDRIAADDANARLTYRVSGRGIGSVATEIRAGKHRFIVDEPGALAGDDVAASPVEYALGALVSCQVVVYRLYAQALGLTIDGIEITAEGDLDVRKLFGLDESGRAGFHDVRVAVDITGPNTPEEYENLRTVVDAHCPVLDLFAAPVPTSSVLV, from the coding sequence ATGACTCTTCTCCAGGACCAGCTCGCCGGTGTCGCCGATGTCACAACCCCCGAGCGCGCGCAGCGCCTCACCGACGCCGGATCGGCGTGGAACGACCGGATCGCGGCGGACGACGCCAATGCCCGGCTGACGTATCGGGTCAGTGGGCGCGGCATCGGCTCCGTGGCGACCGAGATCCGCGCAGGCAAGCACCGCTTCATCGTCGACGAGCCGGGCGCGCTCGCGGGTGACGACGTGGCGGCCAGCCCGGTCGAGTATGCGCTGGGTGCGCTCGTCTCGTGTCAGGTGGTCGTGTACCGGCTCTACGCCCAGGCTCTCGGGCTCACGATCGACGGGATCGAGATCACTGCGGAGGGTGACCTCGACGTGCGCAAGCTGTTCGGCCTCGACGAGTCGGGGCGTGCAGGATTCCACGACGTGCGGGTGGCGGTCGACATCACCGGCCCGAACACCCCGGAGGAGTACGAGAACCTGCGTACCGTCGTCGACGCGCACTGCCCCGTGCTCGATCTCTTCGCCGCTCCCGTGCCGACGTCGAGCGTTCTGGTCTGA